From Candidatus Nezhaarchaeales archaeon, the proteins below share one genomic window:
- a CDS encoding enoyl-CoA hydratase-related protein: MLNVEFTSIIYDKRDGIAKITINRPQALNALNPEVIHEIKRALEDAAGSNDVRVLIITGSGEKAFSAGADIKWMSNCTPLEALTFSQLGQSVLRMIEELDKPVIAAVNGYALGGGCELALACDLVIASENARFGQPEINVGIIPGWGGTQRLTRLVGVKKAKELILTGDVIDAKEAEKLGIVNKVVPREKLMEEAEALAKKLAEKTPIGLRMAKAAINKSLETSLKDGLDYEARLFGLLFTTEDAKEGLKAFLEKRKPTYKGK, from the coding sequence GTGTTAAACGTGGAGTTTACCAGCATAATCTATGATAAGCGGGATGGGATAGCCAAGATCACCATTAATAGGCCTCAAGCGTTAAACGCGCTTAACCCTGAAGTCATCCACGAGATTAAAAGGGCCTTGGAGGACGCCGCTGGAAGTAACGATGTAAGGGTCCTCATAATAACAGGGTCAGGTGAAAAAGCTTTTTCAGCGGGAGCTGATATTAAGTGGATGTCGAACTGTACACCCCTCGAAGCTTTAACCTTCTCCCAGTTAGGACAGTCAGTCTTAAGGATGATTGAAGAGTTAGATAAACCCGTTATAGCGGCGGTTAACGGTTACGCGTTAGGAGGAGGCTGTGAATTAGCGTTAGCCTGCGACCTAGTTATCGCATCCGAGAATGCACGTTTCGGGCAACCCGAAATTAACGTAGGCATAATACCAGGTTGGGGTGGTACCCAGAGGCTTACTAGGTTAGTAGGTGTAAAGAAGGCGAAGGAGCTTATACTCACTGGAGACGTAATAGACGCTAAGGAAGCGGAAAAGCTTGGAATAGTGAATAAGGTTGTTCCACGTGAAAAGCTCATGGAGGAGGCCGAGGCACTAGCTAAGAAGCTCGCCGAGAAAACCCCGATCGGCCTAAGGATGGCTAAGGCTGCCATCAATAAGAGCTTAGAAACGTCACTTAAAGATGGACTTGACTACGAGGCAAGGCTTTTCGGGCTCCTCTTCACCACTGAGGACGCTAAGGAGGGCTTAAAGGCCTTTCTAGAGAAAAGGAAACCAACGTATAAGGGTAAGTAA